One genomic window of Ctenopharyngodon idella isolate HZGC_01 chromosome 18, HZGC01, whole genome shotgun sequence includes the following:
- the ints14 gene encoding integrator complex subunit 14 isoform X3 has protein sequence MPTVVLMDSSLSMTRPVSVEGSEEFQRKNLAVHGLTMLFEHMATNYRMEFTSLVAFSSLWELLVPFTRDYNTLQEALNNLEDYDKTCLEAALQGVSNIVQQEWGTSCPCQVVLVTDGALGIGRGSLRHSLQTVKQRVEDKKFPLPFPFPSKLYIMCIANAEELQATDGMDNLEQLINLNGGEGQIYTMEGPLCLKSVQSMFGKLIDQAYSPFHAVLRCGNLTSDVQVFPRPEPVIIDEEVDPLPKTVQTDLEIVGFIEIGDISSPPVLSRHLVLPIAVNKEGDEMGTGTSDETEEETSTNQMAGKSPNFCVLLHGSLKVEGMVALVQLGPEWFGMLYSQADSKKKSNLMMSLFEFGSEPLPWLGRISQLGPASGNAAENPYGEDDSKSPFPIQPKNKRSYAQNVTVWIKASGLQVYIQTLHYK, from the exons ATGCCCACTGTGGTTCTTATGGACTCGTCGCTGTCCATGACACGACCGGTGTCAGTGGAGGGCAGTGAAGAGTTTCAGAGAAAGAACCTGGCTGTTCATGGACTGACCATGCTGTTTGAACACATGGCCACAAACTACAGGATGGAGTTCACTTCACTTGTCGCCTTCTCCTCGCTCTGGGAGCTTCTGGTGCCATTCACCAGAGACTACAATACTCTGCAG GAAGCCTTGAACAACCTTGAAGACTATGATAAAACCTGCCTGGAGGCTGCATTACAAGGTGTTAGTAATATAGTACAGCAGGAGTGGGGAACCTCTTGCCCAtgccag GTGGTGCTGGTTACTGATGGTGCACTGGGCATTGGTCGTGGATCTTTGCGTCACTCCCTACAAACAGTGAAACAACGTGTGGAGGACAAGAAATTCCCACTTCCTTTCCCATTCCCTTCCAAACTCTATATCATGTGCATTGCCAATGCAGAGGAG CTCCAAGCTACAGATGGTATGGATAACTTAGAGCAGCTGATTAATTTGAATGGTGGAGAGGGTCAGATATACACTATGGAGGGACCCCTTTGTCTGAAAAGTGTCCAGTCTATGTTTGG TAAGTTGATTGACCAGGCGTACTCTCCTTTCCATGCGGTGCTGCGCTGTGGGAACCTGACCTCTGATGTGCAGGTCTTTCCCAGGCCAGAGCCAGTGATTATAGATGAGGAAGTGGATCCTTTGCCCAAAACAGTGCAAACAG acttgGAGATTGTAGGTTTTATTGAGATTGGAGACATATCCAGCCCTCCGGTTTTATCCAGGCACTTGGTCCTGCCCATTGCTGTGAACAAAG AGGGGGATGAGATGGGTACAGGGACCTCTGATGAGACAGAGGAAGAGACCTCCACAAATCAGATGGCTGGCAAAAGCCCAAACTTCTGCGTTCTTCTACATGGCAGCCTAAAGGTGGAGGGCATGGTGGCACTTGTACAACTAGG GCCAGAGTGGTTCGGAATGCTTTATTCCCAGGCAGACAGTAAGAAGAAGTCCAATCTAATGATGTCACTCTTTGAGTTCGGCTCAGAGCCTCTGCCCTGGTTGGGCAGAATATCACAGCTTGGACCTGCCTCAGGTA ATGCAGCTGAAAATCCCTATGGTGAAGATGACAGTAAAAGTCCTTTTCCCATACAGCCAAAAAACAAGAGAAGCTATGCTCAGAATGTTACTGTCTGGATTAAAGCCAGTGGACTGCAGGTATACATCCAAACACTACACTACAAATGA
- the ppcdc gene encoding phosphopantothenoylcysteine decarboxylase translates to MIHISYLTKEMLQKGGANQIEKICIVNTKIKLFFLIMQQQDSDSDHKQLELQTNSTKFHVLVGLTGSVAALKAPLLVTQLLEIPGVDVRVVTTDHATHFYDISEVPVCVYRDKDEWEIWTKRSDPVLHIELRRWADLLVIAPLDANTLGKIASGICDNLLTCVVRAWDTSRPLLFCPAMNTAMWNHPVTAQQVATLKGFGYVEIPCIAKKLVCGEEGKGAMAEVSTIVETIKQYIQTSPPE, encoded by the exons atgatACATATATCATACCTTACAAAAGAAATGCTTCAGAAAGGGGGAGCTAATCAAATAGAAAAAATCTGTATAGTTAACACGAagattaagttattttttttaataatgcagCAGCAGGATTCTGATTCTGATCATAAACAACTAGAACTGCAAACAAATAGTACAAAATTTCATGTTCTGGTCGGTTTGACTGGCAGTGTAGCAGCACTCAAGGCGCCTTTGTTGGTAACACAACTACTTGAGATTCCAGGG GTTGATGTACGTGTGGTCACCACAGACCATGCAACTCATTTTTACGATATCAGCGAAGTCCCTGTTTGTGTGTACAGAGATAAGGATGAGTGGGAG ATATGGACAAAACGCTCTGACCCTGTGCTACATATCGAACTTAGACGTTGGGCAGATCTTTTAGTGATTGCACCACTGGATGCCAACACACTTGGCAAAATTGCCAGTGGAATATGTGACAACCTTTTG ACCTGTGTGGTGCGGGCCTGGGACACCAGCCGTCCTTTGCTCTTCTGTCCTGCAATGAACACAGCCATGTGGAATCACCCTGTCACTGCACAGCAAGTGGCCACACTTAAAGGCTTTGGCTATGTTGAGATACCATGCATTGCCAAAAAACTTGTCTGTGGAGAAGAAG GTAAAGGTGCCATGGCAGAGGTTTCAACTATTGTTGAAACTATCAAACAGTACATCCAGACAAGTCCTCCTGAATGA
- the ints14 gene encoding integrator complex subunit 14 isoform X1, with protein MPTVVLMDSSLSMTRPVSVEGSEEFQRKNLAVHGLTMLFEHMATNYRMEFTSLVAFSSLWELLVPFTRDYNTLQEALNNLEDYDKTCLEAALQGVSNIVQQEWGTSCPCQVVLVTDGALGIGRGSLRHSLQTVKQRVEDKKFPLPFPFPSKLYIMCIANAEELQATDGMDNLEQLINLNGGEGQIYTMEGPLCLKSVQSMFGKLIDQAYSPFHAVLRCGNLTSDVQVFPRPEPVIIDEEVDPLPKTVQTDLEIVGFIEIGDISSPPVLSRHLVLPIAVNKEGDEMGTGTSDETEEETSTNQMAGKSPNFCVLLHGSLKVEGMVALVQLGPEWFGMLYSQADSKKKSNLMMSLFEFGSEPLPWLGRISQLGPASGNAAENPYGEDDSKSPFPIQPKNKRSYAQNVTVWIKASGLQTDVQKILRNARKLPEKTQTFYKELNRLRKAALAFGFWELLKSVAELLERECTLLPDSAHPDAAFQLSHAAQQLKLASSGDSKYAAFEHNITPMLTDFSGGGGAERI; from the exons ATGCCCACTGTGGTTCTTATGGACTCGTCGCTGTCCATGACACGACCGGTGTCAGTGGAGGGCAGTGAAGAGTTTCAGAGAAAGAACCTGGCTGTTCATGGACTGACCATGCTGTTTGAACACATGGCCACAAACTACAGGATGGAGTTCACTTCACTTGTCGCCTTCTCCTCGCTCTGGGAGCTTCTGGTGCCATTCACCAGAGACTACAATACTCTGCAG GAAGCCTTGAACAACCTTGAAGACTATGATAAAACCTGCCTGGAGGCTGCATTACAAGGTGTTAGTAATATAGTACAGCAGGAGTGGGGAACCTCTTGCCCAtgccag GTGGTGCTGGTTACTGATGGTGCACTGGGCATTGGTCGTGGATCTTTGCGTCACTCCCTACAAACAGTGAAACAACGTGTGGAGGACAAGAAATTCCCACTTCCTTTCCCATTCCCTTCCAAACTCTATATCATGTGCATTGCCAATGCAGAGGAG CTCCAAGCTACAGATGGTATGGATAACTTAGAGCAGCTGATTAATTTGAATGGTGGAGAGGGTCAGATATACACTATGGAGGGACCCCTTTGTCTGAAAAGTGTCCAGTCTATGTTTGG TAAGTTGATTGACCAGGCGTACTCTCCTTTCCATGCGGTGCTGCGCTGTGGGAACCTGACCTCTGATGTGCAGGTCTTTCCCAGGCCAGAGCCAGTGATTATAGATGAGGAAGTGGATCCTTTGCCCAAAACAGTGCAAACAG acttgGAGATTGTAGGTTTTATTGAGATTGGAGACATATCCAGCCCTCCGGTTTTATCCAGGCACTTGGTCCTGCCCATTGCTGTGAACAAAG AGGGGGATGAGATGGGTACAGGGACCTCTGATGAGACAGAGGAAGAGACCTCCACAAATCAGATGGCTGGCAAAAGCCCAAACTTCTGCGTTCTTCTACATGGCAGCCTAAAGGTGGAGGGCATGGTGGCACTTGTACAACTAGG GCCAGAGTGGTTCGGAATGCTTTATTCCCAGGCAGACAGTAAGAAGAAGTCCAATCTAATGATGTCACTCTTTGAGTTCGGCTCAGAGCCTCTGCCCTGGTTGGGCAGAATATCACAGCTTGGACCTGCCTCAGGTA ATGCAGCTGAAAATCCCTATGGTGAAGATGACAGTAAAAGTCCTTTTCCCATACAGCCAAAAAACAAGAGAAGCTATGCTCAGAATGTTACTGTCTGGATTAAAGCCAGTGGACTGCAG ACAGATGTACAGAAAATTCTCCGTAATGCAAGGAAATTGccagaaaaaacacaaacattctATAAG GAATTGAACCGTCTTCGGAAGGCCGCTCTCGCCTTTGGTTTCTGGGAGCTTCTGAAGAGTGTGGCTGAACTTCTGGAGAGAGAGTGCACTCTGCTGCCTGACTCCGCCCACCCTGATGCCGCTTTCCAGCTGTCACATGCTGCCCAGCAGCTTAAACTGGCCAGTAGCGGAGACTCTAAATATGCGGCCTTCGAACATAACATCACCCCCATGCTAACTGATTTCTCAGGGGGAGGAGGAGCCGAGAGAATATAG
- the ints14 gene encoding integrator complex subunit 14 isoform X2, with amino-acid sequence MPTVVLMDSSLSMTRPVSVEGSEEFQRKNLAVHGLTMLFEHMATNYRMEFTSLVAFSSLWELLVPFTRDYNTLQEALNNLEDYDKTCLEAALQGVSNIVQQEWGTSCPCQVVLVTDGALGIGRGSLRHSLQTVKQRVEDKKFPLPFPFPSKLYIMCIANAEELQATDGMDNLEQLINLNGGEGQIYTMEGPLCLKSVQSMFGKLIDQAYSPFHAVLRCGNLTSDVQVFPRPEPVIIDEEVDPLPKTVQTDLEIVGFIEIGDISSPPVLSRHLVLPIAVNKEGDEMGTGTSDETEEETSTNQMAGKSPNFCVLLHGSLKVEGMVALVQLGPEWFGMLYSQADSKKKSNLMMSLFEFGSEPLPWLGRISQLGPASDAAENPYGEDDSKSPFPIQPKNKRSYAQNVTVWIKASGLQTDVQKILRNARKLPEKTQTFYKELNRLRKAALAFGFWELLKSVAELLERECTLLPDSAHPDAAFQLSHAAQQLKLASSGDSKYAAFEHNITPMLTDFSGGGGAERI; translated from the exons ATGCCCACTGTGGTTCTTATGGACTCGTCGCTGTCCATGACACGACCGGTGTCAGTGGAGGGCAGTGAAGAGTTTCAGAGAAAGAACCTGGCTGTTCATGGACTGACCATGCTGTTTGAACACATGGCCACAAACTACAGGATGGAGTTCACTTCACTTGTCGCCTTCTCCTCGCTCTGGGAGCTTCTGGTGCCATTCACCAGAGACTACAATACTCTGCAG GAAGCCTTGAACAACCTTGAAGACTATGATAAAACCTGCCTGGAGGCTGCATTACAAGGTGTTAGTAATATAGTACAGCAGGAGTGGGGAACCTCTTGCCCAtgccag GTGGTGCTGGTTACTGATGGTGCACTGGGCATTGGTCGTGGATCTTTGCGTCACTCCCTACAAACAGTGAAACAACGTGTGGAGGACAAGAAATTCCCACTTCCTTTCCCATTCCCTTCCAAACTCTATATCATGTGCATTGCCAATGCAGAGGAG CTCCAAGCTACAGATGGTATGGATAACTTAGAGCAGCTGATTAATTTGAATGGTGGAGAGGGTCAGATATACACTATGGAGGGACCCCTTTGTCTGAAAAGTGTCCAGTCTATGTTTGG TAAGTTGATTGACCAGGCGTACTCTCCTTTCCATGCGGTGCTGCGCTGTGGGAACCTGACCTCTGATGTGCAGGTCTTTCCCAGGCCAGAGCCAGTGATTATAGATGAGGAAGTGGATCCTTTGCCCAAAACAGTGCAAACAG acttgGAGATTGTAGGTTTTATTGAGATTGGAGACATATCCAGCCCTCCGGTTTTATCCAGGCACTTGGTCCTGCCCATTGCTGTGAACAAAG AGGGGGATGAGATGGGTACAGGGACCTCTGATGAGACAGAGGAAGAGACCTCCACAAATCAGATGGCTGGCAAAAGCCCAAACTTCTGCGTTCTTCTACATGGCAGCCTAAAGGTGGAGGGCATGGTGGCACTTGTACAACTAGG GCCAGAGTGGTTCGGAATGCTTTATTCCCAGGCAGACAGTAAGAAGAAGTCCAATCTAATGATGTCACTCTTTGAGTTCGGCTCAGAGCCTCTGCCCTGGTTGGGCAGAATATCACAGCTTGGACCTGCCTCAG ATGCAGCTGAAAATCCCTATGGTGAAGATGACAGTAAAAGTCCTTTTCCCATACAGCCAAAAAACAAGAGAAGCTATGCTCAGAATGTTACTGTCTGGATTAAAGCCAGTGGACTGCAG ACAGATGTACAGAAAATTCTCCGTAATGCAAGGAAATTGccagaaaaaacacaaacattctATAAG GAATTGAACCGTCTTCGGAAGGCCGCTCTCGCCTTTGGTTTCTGGGAGCTTCTGAAGAGTGTGGCTGAACTTCTGGAGAGAGAGTGCACTCTGCTGCCTGACTCCGCCCACCCTGATGCCGCTTTCCAGCTGTCACATGCTGCCCAGCAGCTTAAACTGGCCAGTAGCGGAGACTCTAAATATGCGGCCTTCGAACATAACATCACCCCCATGCTAACTGATTTCTCAGGGGGAGGAGGAGCCGAGAGAATATAG
- the hacd3 gene encoding very-long-chain (3R)-3-hydroxyacyl-CoA dehydratase codes for MQALTPHVYWAQRHGEIYLRVEISDAQNLNIGVEENILHFRGQGHGAKGENEYEFSLEFLKAVKPEVKHKSTQRQVNITVKKQEHVWWDRLTKQERKPLFLAPDFDRWLDESDAEMELREKEEKINKVSIESRVRKDPYLGLKKGFLFMYNLVQFLGYSWIFVNMTVRLFILGQDSFYDTFHTIADVMYFCQMLAIMEVINPAVGLVKTGVMPAFIQVMGRNFILFVIFGSLEDMQNKPVVFFVFYLWSTIEIFRYPFYMLACIDTEWKLLTWLRYTIWMPLYPLGVLAEAVAVIQSIPIFDETNLLSIPLPKAIGISLSFSYILQLYLVLMFLGLFINFRHLFKQRRRRFRTKKRKAN; via the exons ATGCAGGCTCTCACACCTCACGTGTACTGGGCACAGCGGCATGGAGAGATATACCTGCGAGTGGAGATCAGTGATGCACAG AATCTCAATATTGGTGTAGAAGAGAACATCCTTCACTTCAGAG GTCAAGGGCATGGAGCGAAGGGAGAAAATGAATACGAATTCAGCTTGGAATTCCTAAAAGCGGTTAAACCTGAG GTGAAGCACAAATCCACCCAGCGGCAGGTGAATATCACGGTAAAGAAGCAGGAGCACGTCTGGTGGGACCGGCTCACTAAGCAGGAGAGGAAGCCTCTGTTTCTAGCACCCGATTTTGACCGCTGGCTGGATGAGTCAGATGCAGAAATGGAGCTCAGAGAGAAG GAAGAGAAAATAAACAAAGTCAGCATTGAGTCAAGGGTTCGTAAGGACC CTTATCTCGGCTTGAAAAAAGGTTTTCTTTTTATGTACAACTTGGTCCAGTTCCTCGGTTATTCATGGATCTTTGTCAACATGACTGTACGTCTGTTCATACTTGGGCAAG ATTCTTTCTATGATACATTTCATACCATTGCTGACGTGATGTACTTCTGTCAGATGCTGGCAATAATGGAAGTTATTAATCCTGCTGTGGGGTTGGTTAAGACTGGAGTCATGCCTGCTTTCATTCAG GTGATGGGGAGGAACTTCATCCTTTTTGTCATATTTGGTAGCTTAGAGGATATGCAGAACAAGCCAGTGGTCTTTTTTGTCTTCTATCTGTGGAGTACGATTGAGATATTCAG GTATCCTTTCTACATGCTGGCCTGCATTGATACCGAATGGAAGTTGTTGACTTGGTTGAGATACACCATATGGATGCCGCTGTACCCTCTTGGAGTTCTAGCTGAAG CTGTGGCGGTTATCCAGTCCATCCCAATCTTTGACGAAACCAATCTCCTCAGTATTCCTCTGCCTAAAGCCATCGGCATCTCTCTCAGCTTTTCCTACATCCTGCAGCTCTACCTGGTGCTCATGTTTCTGG GCCTCTTCATCAACTTCCGCCACCTCTTCAAGCAGAGGAGGAGACGGTTTCGCACAAAAAAGAGGAAAGCCAACTGA